In Miscanthus floridulus cultivar M001 chromosome 8, ASM1932011v1, whole genome shotgun sequence, the sequence ATcggcactcctcgacatcgccaccagtttCGCCTCTGGCGAAGAggccgttggggccatcttccccaacaacaatGCCAAAGGGAAGCAGAGCGACGAGACCCCCGAGGCCTCGACATCTCGCCCCacccagaaaaagaaaaaaggtcGTCAGGGAAGGTGGGAGGCCCTCGAGGCCGGTCTTGTCGCGGCCGCGGACTGCAAGAACCCCCGAGGCCCAGggctctttgacgacatgctcaagaagccctgcccttaccatcagggcccggtgaagcacaccctcgaggagtgcaccatgctccgatgTTACTATGCCAAGCTCAAACTCCCCAACAACGATGCTAGGAAAAGGGGCACAGGCGACAGGGAAgacgacaaggacgatgggttccccaaggttcaaaatgccttcatgatcttcggcggaccttcagcgtgcctcacggcgcgTCAGCGAAAgaaggaacgccgagaggtcttcttggtTGAGGTAGCCACCCCCTAGTACCTCCACTGGTctcgggaagcaatcaccttCGACCGAAaggaccaccccgattatgtcccgaaccccgggtggtacccacttgtcgtcgacccaatcatcagcaacacccggcttaccaaggtgctgatggatggaggcagcggcctcaacatcctctatgccaacaccttagaactcctagagctcgaccagtcatggcTCCAAGGCAACACcacgcccttccacggcatcgtgctagggaagcgcacatgacccctcggacgcatcgacttgaccgtctgcttcggcaccccatccaactaccgcaaggaggttctcacctttgaggtggttgggttcaaaggaACATACCATGACAttttggggcgcccgtgctatgccaagttcatggcgatccccaactacacctacctcaagctcaagatgccaggcccaaacggcgtcatcaccgttgggtccacgtatgagcatgcatacgactgcgatgttGAATGtgtcgagtacgccgaggctgtCATTGAGGGCGaggccctcatcgtcaacctcgaccagcTCGGCAGTGAAGCACCCCACTCTAAGCGTCGAGCCGGGACATTCGAGCCAGCAGAAGCCGTCAAGCTCGTcctggtcgaccccacctgctccagcgaccgagcactaaggatcagcgccaccctcgacaacaaataggaggccgtgctcgtcgactttctccgcgtAAACATTGATATTTTCGCGTGGagcccctcggacatgccgggcatactgagggaggtcgtcgagcacgcCTTGAACATTCGGgccggctccagaccggtgaaacAGCGCCTGCGCTGATTCAacgaggaaaagcacagggccatcggcgaggaggtacagaaacttttggcggccagattcatcaaggaagtgtcccacccagagtggttagctaatcctgtattagttaaaaagaaaaatggaaagtggaggatgtgtgtagactacaccggtctaaacaaggcatgcccaaaagtTCTGTTTCCATtgcctcgaatcgaccaaatcatcgactccaccacgggatgcgaaaccctgtctttccttgatgcgtattccagttaccatcagatcaagatgaaggagtccgaccagctcgcgacttctttcatcaccccatttggcctATACTACTATAcgactatgccattcggcctcagaaacgtaggggccacgtaccagcggtgcatgacccaggcctttggtgagcacatcggatgaaccgtcgaggcctacgtggacgacatcgtagtcaagtctagGCAGGCCGGCGACCTCATCAAGGACCTAGAGATAGCCTTCGAATGCCTCAGGGAaaatggcatcaagctcaaccccgagaagtgcgtctttggggtcccccgaggcatgctcttggggttcatagtctcggaacgtggcatcgaggctaacccagagaaggtcttggccatgACCAGCATGGGACCGATCCGGGACAtcaagggagtgtagagggttatgggatgccttgcggccctgagtcgcttcatctcacgccttggcgaaaaaggtctgcctctataccgcctcttgagaaaatccgaacgcttttcctagacccccgaggccgaagaatccCTCACAaaactcaaggcactgctcaccaatcctcccgtcctagtgCCACTAACTAAAGGCGAGGCACTCTTACTCTACgccgccgcaacgacccaagtggtcagcgtggccgtggtggtcgagaggcaggaagaagggcacgctctacccatccaacggcctgtttacttcatcagcgaggtgctctccgagaccaagaggcgctacccccacatctagaagctaaTCTACGCCAtaatcttggctcgacgcaagctgcgtcactacttcgagtcccacccggttaCCGTGGTGACATCTtttcccttgggagagatagtccataaccgggaggcctcgggtaggattgCCAAATGGGCCAtagaactcatgggggaagccctatctttcGCACCTCGAAAAGccattaagtctcaggtcttggccgattttgtggcagaATGGACCGATACCCTGCTACCACCCACTCAAGCCCAGGCAGAATACTGGACCATGTAcatcgacgggtctctgatgaagaccgaggcaggtgtgggtctactcttcatctcacccctcggagtacatATGCGCTACGTAATCTGACTCTACTTCGCCGcttccaacaatgtggccgaatacgaggccctcgtcaatggcctgCAGATTGCCATTGAACTTGGAGCACGACGTCTTGACGTTCGAGGAGATTCGCAGCTCGTCATCAACCAAGTggtgaaggagtcaaactgccatgacctcaagatggaggcatactgcacgATGGTACGCaacctagaggacaagttcgatggcctcaaacCCAACCACGTTGCatgaaagttcaacgaggccacggacgagctggcaaagatggcgtcggcatggaCTCCGGTCCCCCAaacgtcttcgctagagacctgCACAAGTCATCCGTCAACTACGTCTCAACGGTAGAGGTAGGCCCCCtggccgagcccaccgcagggctcggGGCCCCCTCTGTTGCTGAGACCTCTActgccgagcccgaggccatggcaatCGATGCGGAACCTCCTAAGGGTGACCAAGGctcggactggcgagtcccattccttcATCGCCTCGTtcaaggagagcttcctgctgacaggACCGAGGCCCAACGGCTTGCGCGATGAGCCAAGTCctacatcctctacaacagcgagttgtataggcgtagctcATCTGgcattctccaacgatgcatcaccaccgaggctggccaatccctactttgggacttgcatgcgggagcctgtgggcaccacgcggcgcctcgggcgcttATGGGAAACGCCTTCcaccaaggtttctactggccaacagcggtggccgatgccacgaagctagtacgctcctacgagggatgccagtactatgctcgacagacgcacctcccggcccaagccctccaaaccatccccatcacgtggccattcgccgtatgggggctggacatggttgggcctctgcagaaggcacccaggggctatacccacctgctggtagccatcgataaattctccaaatggatcgaggctcgtccaattacccaaatcaaatccgagcaagcagtgctgttctttacggatatcatccacaggttcggaatcccaaatatcatcatcaccgacaatgggacgcaaTTCACCAGCCACAAATTCCTGACgttctacgatgaccaccacatctgtgtggcctagtcggccgtaggacatCCTAGGACAAACGGCTAAGTAGAACGTgcaaacggcatgatcctacaaggtctcaaaCCTAGAATATACAACCAGTTGAAGAAATTCAGCAAGAAATGctttgccgaactcccatcggtcatttggagcctaaggaatacaccaagccgagccacgggattcacaccattcttcctagtctatggtgcCGAGGCTATCCTCTCCAccgacttggagtatggttccctgaggctataggcctacagcGAGCAAAGCAGTCGCACTACccgtgaggacgccctcgaccaactggaggaagcccgagacgtcgcactactacactcggctaaataccagcaagccctacagcACTACCAAGCTCGGTGCATTCGGGgccaagacctgaaggtgggcgacctggtgctaaggctaaggcagagcagtaagggccgccacaagctgaccccgccatgggaaggaccgtacatcatcgcccaagtactgaagcccagaacctacaagctagccaatgagaagggcgaaatcttcaccaacgcttggaacatagaacagctacatcgtttctacccttaaatttccaaatgtTGTtcacattgtttctcgaaatacaataaagaagcgttctttagttgttatagtctttcgaggaacccccttatagacaagtcgattgtatggaacctaaggaccgaaagctTGCCCCAAAGGAAAAAGGCcagccgagccgtgagaacggcctgcGCCCCCGGGCcatggcagctccctcaccaccttttcacccaaggGATAGCTTaagctccgaggaagttctttgcaAAAAGCtgtctatcgataggggctcgacgtcactctaacgctataagggagactcggctctgcctctgcaaagccgagcctccctcgggggctataaGGGGGAACCCCCCCCCCTAAGTCCTAGGCACCGTCTTTTAACCATCTTTCAAAAATTTCTACGTCAAACTCTCTCGTGCCCCGACAGGACCATcgcaaaaaacctaaggaccaaaagcttgtctcagggccaaagggccggtcgagctgcgagaacggcctacgcctctgggctatggcaactccctcgCCACCCTTCGCCAAGGAACGGCTTATGCTCCGAAGAAGTTCTTTGTGTGTGTCCACGAACGAGACAGAGGGTACAGGCTCGGAAatagaacagaaaacggttaaaaaATGCACACACGCAAGTACTTCAAAGGCCTCGACGACCACAAAACGTCATGATATGATGACTaacccaatccggttacatgACCACTTTTGGACCAGGTCAAACCTCAAGGACCGGCGCCTggcgtgggagggaccacctcttcttcaaataaaTGGGCGAGCGCCGTGCCAGGCTCCttagccgcctccatcagcttcacgacctctgcatcggcctcctcgtcatcttctagcAATATATAGCCATCGCTGACAGCCTTGAGGTTGACGGCGTAGTGCGAAGAGACAACGgctagggcgcgcttgacacccgtgtgcaacgcctcCCGGAGTCGCTTGTCGACGCGGCCACTCAACGTAGTCAGGTGGCTCCCAAGGGAGCCGGCTGATTTGACCCCCTCAGCCTCCAGAGCCTCACAGGCGGCACGGGTGGcactgcgcagcgcctcgtgctcccagaCCTCAGCGTCCAGCACCACTTGCattgcgacggaggcctcggtcGCCCGAGAGAACTCTATCTCCAAATCTATGACACAACAAAGAGTCAGGAGTCAAACGCAAACCAGAGCAAAGGGAACAAGGGGCGCGGCTCGGTAGAACTTACCCTCAGCTTTCTTCTTCCAGTCTAAagcctcgactcgagaggcctcgaccgccttggtagcctctgccaaagCGACTTTCGTCAGCCGGTGTTCGCTCTGCTCGGCGCCCAGCTGCCCGACggtggccttggcagaggccgtcgcttcttgggcctaGGACCTAAAGGAGTccctctcctcctctagctccttgatcttcACCACCAAGGGGGTAGACTACTCCTTAGCCATGGCCACCTCGACCTGAaggtcagcacagcgaaggcggaggtcctccacttccgcacttcGCGCTGACAAgagcccctgggcatcggcaagcaggcccttcagccgccggagctggtcctagatgtccctctcccttcataggaacaccgatttcccaagggaccgggtctcgagctcctgaaaAGGCAAAAACGCACGTCAAATGCTGCGACGGGGCTcagagagaaaacaacgcggcacgagagaggaaagtacttacctgggTAACACCAGGCAAGTCCCCCTCCATAATAgacatcgctgtctgcagcgaccgcaccgCTAGTTGGCGGTACTGCTTGAGGGTGTCCCATCGCCCCCCCTCCGCAacatcttcaagggcgaacacgggctccccctcagggtcggcccggtcccgccagaaaacacgcgggaagttccacccgcgGGGCTCAGGTCGGACCCGGACAAGGACCGAACTCCCCTCTGCGGGAGCCGGAACTGGCTGCTCCGTGGTACcagccgcctcgacgtccgctgcctccttcccatgggaggaatcatcagatgAGATCGACTGAACTAGGGGCAGTGCCAAAATTTGCCTCGTCTCCGCCCGATCCaccgcctcggcctcgacggaaCCGGGCACCCTAGCCTCTGCCATCTCCACCTCGACGACCCCCGCATCTAGCGCCATGGCCTTGGAGGTCTGGGGAGCTTTGGCCTTGCCCTCGATGGCctcggtaggggcggctgcctCGGCCTCGTTCTCCCCAGGACCCACGACACCGCagggcgtgggctcctcctccccCACTCGTTCCGTGGCTGCCTCGGCGCCCTGATGTTGGGTAGCCGGTTCCTCTAGGATGGCTTTGCCTGATGCTGCGCCACCCTGCGTGCCAGCCTACGCCCCCTCAGCCTGATGGGCGGTGGAGCTGATGTTCACCTTGAGTGCCTTATGGGGCGCCAAGGCAGGTTCCTCCACCCGACGCTTCAGGCTGCACGCAACGACACTCCCAAGATCAGCGTACAACCAAGGGGCAAGCAGGGAATGCTGCGAACTCCGCCAAAATAcacttaccgcgaacggggacaCAACCGCTTGTGTACGACCTCCCTCCTCTTCAacggcggcgatggcggcggtggcacggcctctGCATCCACCGGTACCGGCTGGTCACCGCCGGACCCTGGCACCCCCTCAATCACCCGCGGAGACGGTTGAGGAGCCCTCGCTGTCGCTCGCTCTACCTCCGCCACCGAGCTCACCGGGCTGACAGCCCGCTTCCCCAATGCCCACGCCTTGGGCGTATCGTCCTCGACGACAAGACGAACGTCTCCTAGAGACACCCCGGGTGCCACCTCCCTAACGTCGGGGAGGTAGTCCAGGGTACCCTTCCCCAcctcgctctcgtcgtcatcGCCCGAGGAttccgacgacgacggcgtcagcGAGGACTCCACCGGGAGACCCTCAAGCTTTTGACGCCGGCGACGCTCGTCCAGCTTTTCACGCTCGAGGATCTTCCTCgtgcgctttgcctcctcggcatccttccgcttctttTGCGCCTCGGCACGCGCCCGGTTCACCGCCCGTCGAACCGCGTCCTCAGGAACAGGCGGCGAGGAGGCTCACACGtctctcatcccctgcaggaacgacggAATAAGGCGAcggacaagaaaggaaaggagcaAGAAGGCCATGAAGGCCTTGGCAATGGCCAACTTACCAGTGGGATGTACCCTCGCGACGGGCGCATCGAGAAAGGCATCAAATCATTAAGCTTCACCTTCCCAtccaccgcctctctcacccgacgcagggtctcgtcgtccgAGATggtgaaggcggacatcttgataccttCGATCGGATCCCTCGGGGTCATCTCAAACAGGTGCCGtcgtcgagccatcagcggcagcaccctccggcgatgaaaagccgccacgaccacagccgccgtaagcccgcagtcacgcagcttccccaggGCCCTTAGGAGCAGTTCTAGCTTAGGCTGGTCGACCTTGACGACGCCGTAACCCCATTTCTCTGGCTGACTCTCCACGACCCGCCCAGTATAGGGCGGAAACTCGCCACCATCATTACGGAGGTAGAACCATCCGTTATGCCAGCCACGGTTGGACGATGCGAGCTGAGCCGGGATATAAAGGGACTGCcgatcttggcgcacttggagagtgcagccgccggcccttgaCGCCTTTCGAGCGCCCTTCACGCCCGCCGGCTTGGAGGTGAAAACCGCCcaaaacaagtggagccacagctcccagtggggagcgatccccatatacccctcgcagacggcgacgaagatggtcgCCTGTGCGATGGAATTGGGgctgaagttgtgaagctccacacCGTAGTAGTGCGGAAGTGCCCGCATGAACTGGTCCACCGGCgagccgaggcctcgctcgtggaaaacgacgaagctcaccacgtagccgtcacacggcctcggctccgactcgctccctagagcaatccactccggcctatcgGGGTTGGTGATCGGGCGAAAAAGACCAACGTTGACGAGCGCCTACAGCATCTCCACCGACGCGTCGGAGCGACCCCAAGGATCCACCTAGAGGATTCTGACGCCCGCCATCGGCACAGTGGAGAGCACAACTGCAACGGTAAGATGAACCCTCGACCACtcgctccctctttctctcttttcCCCTCTCCCCACTTCTTCTCGGCGCTCTCCTCTACTCTTAGCAAGAGCTCGAAGGCGGAGAAAGCGATTGCGGGTGAAAAAGGTAAGGAGAGGCGGAGCCACGGCTCGTCGCGTATTTATAGGGGAGAGGGCGAACGGCGAACGGTGAAATCGGAAACGGGTGAGCGACGAAATCGGTGTTGTTATTTTCTAGATCTAGCGCAATCAATGCAGATTCGGTAAAACTGCCCACACATTCGCTTTTTGCTAACTGCATGAAGTAACGTCCCGCCCGCAGACGGCGCAACAGTGTCTATCCGCAGCAACGGCAGGCGCCTTTTTCGCCCCCTGAGAAACCACCGTGAAGGGCGCGCCTGCCATTGTCAGCCGATGGAGAGGGAATATCCCCCACGCGATTCCCtccagactaaggaactgggcaccgagcccattatggtccagaggttcgaaggctgggcccccgagggtctcgacagccgcctcaggacgacagagtcagggacaactatgggcgagcccgtacatggccgaggcccaggcAAGCGATTGCCTGGGATGCCCTATGTCGTGTTCGAGACCAGCAAGAGTTCTCTAAAggggatcccatcgtagggaggcaccaagcccctagggccaatcgaacggctctGGCACccgctagagaagccctctggtaccatttttggagtgcgtctctggatcactagccgacccctatcaaatggggcatgggcctccactcggacttacccgataatagctcaccggaagtgttgCCGCTCGcacccaccaagggtagcctggtatattccacccctccttccgagcgaaaaggaagcgtgagggtcatataAAAAGCgaagggaactcctgatcgccctctcgctccgcgtagaggcttgggggctcttcctgcaactttaccaagacccagcgacctaggctcgcacacgagggctcagcaaacaacccctccttctgaacgaaaatgatgcacgagggtcataca encodes:
- the LOC136469382 gene encoding uncharacterized protein, translated to MAIPNYTYLKLKMPGPNGVITVGSTYEHAYDCDVECVEYAEAVIEGEALIVNLDQLGSEAPHSKRRAGTFEPAEAVKLVLVDPTCSSDRALRISATLDNK